From a region of the Haematobia irritans isolate KBUSLIRL chromosome 4, ASM5000362v1, whole genome shotgun sequence genome:
- the LOC142233296 gene encoding uncharacterized protein LOC142233296: protein MENTSCFADDLENFEVIMDQSDDDTACPLDMSAVERALLEEPMAIPSPAIPEVQLSPQEIESPPPVVVDEPVVAPAVVEATDVGRTPAQLVCRVCGGRHALRRCRKFLSLSIEKRIRMVVRHRYCYRCLAQTHQSKDCPSRRRCPSCSGDHNVLLHAAAVAPRIEHGSSRSAQRIRSGNHTNRPSDLAVARSYSDFGGVGVLPLQNVVTLAPSLVVRVSPHGVSVPVRAVIEGVQFCRLTVSSAYDPEQRLTFTARVHDLGRVLTPAEAVPERIKESFLGLPLADPQFYRVGRVAIVFGPEVYGRIITHRVYTSPGLPVAHYTIFGWVLSGLCNC, encoded by the coding sequence ATGGAAAATACCTCGTGCTTCGCTGACGACTTGGAAAATTTCGAGGTTATTATGGATCAATCGGATGATGATACTGCGTGCCCCCTTGATATGTCGGCGGTCGAACGGGCATTGTTGGAGGAGCCGATGGCGATACCGTCGCCTGCCATTCCGGAGGTTCAGCTATCGCCCCAAGAAATTGAGAGTCCACCTCCGGTAGTTGTGGATGAGCCCGTGGTGGCGCCTGCTGTAGTAGAGGCTACTGATGTTGGTCGAACTCCTGCTCAATTGGTTTGCAGGGTTTGTGGAGGTCGTCACGCATTGCGGCGGTGTCGGAAGTTCCTCTCTCTTTCGATTGAGAAGAGGATACGTATGGTGGTACGACATCGCTATTGCTACAGATGTCTAGCACAGACCCACCAGTCGAAGGATTGTCCTAGCCGGCGTAGGTGCCCCAGTTGCTCCGGGGACCACAATGTTTTGTTACACGCTGCGGCTGTGGCGCCTCGAATTGAACATGGGAGCTCGAGGTCTGCTCAGCGGATTCGTAGTGGGAACCATACGAATCGTCCGTCCGATCTTGCTGTGGCACGGTCATATTCCGATTTTGGCGGCGTCGGAGTTCTGCCTCTGCAGAATGTCGTTACTCTGGCGCCCAGCCTCGTAGTCCGCGTGTCCCCCCATGGTGTGTCCGTTCCGGTCCGTGCAGTAATTGAGGGGGTCCAATTTTGCCGGTTGACAGTATCGTCCGCTTATGATCCAGAGCAGCGACTGACGTTTACTGCTCGTGTGCACGATCTAGGTCGTGTGTTGACCCCCGCCGAAGCCGTGCCAGAACGGATCAAGGAATCCTTTTTGGGATTACCTTTGGCAGATCCGCAATTTTACCGAGTGGGACGGGTTGCGATCGTTTTTGGTCCTGAGGTGTATGGGCGAATCATAACACATAGGGTGTATACGTCGCCCGGTCTCCCGGTGGCTCATTATACAATCTTCGGTTGGGTTCTGTCCGGGTTGTGTAACTGCTAG